In Nymphaea colorata isolate Beijing-Zhang1983 chromosome 13, ASM883128v2, whole genome shotgun sequence, one DNA window encodes the following:
- the LOC116266668 gene encoding WAT1-related protein At1g68170-like, translating to MAGSQPVASPSERPAAQAKMNERYPHPYSSTALMCLFSAAVFVSVMVLSLMSWAVKKRGPVVVSVFSPLSLVITAILGSIFLDETLRLGSVLAAGFIILGLYIVLWGKGKEMEQLIAELPTQLSSGDPAKASFGGMLLESPASHDEGETKYKGKKKNSVGFQVG from the exons ATGGCCGGTTCACAGCCAGTTGCTTCACCATCAGAACGACCAGCAGCACAA GCCAAGATGAACGAGAGGTATCCACATCCTTACTCCAGCACAGCCCTCATGTGCCTGTTTTCAGCC GCCGTGTTCGTCTCAGTGATGGTGTTGTCTCTCATGTCATGGGCCGTAAAGAAAAGAGGGCCAGTGGTCGTCTCTGTGTTCAGTCCTCTCTCACTTGTTATCACTGCCATCTTGGGATCCATATTTCTTGATGAGACTCTCCGCTTAGGAAG TGTGCTTGCTGCTGGATTTATCATCTTGGGACTGTACATCGTGTTGTgggggaaaggaaaagagatggaGCAACTTATTGCTGAGCTTCCTACTCAATTGTCATCTGGAGATCCCGCTAAAGCTTCTTTTGGAGGCATGCTTCTGGAGTCTCCGGCTTCACATGATGAAGGAGAGACGAAGTACaaaggtaaaaagaaaaattcagttggttttcaagttggttga